From the genome of bacterium:
CGACCGTTCACGGAAAAACGCTGAAGATACAAAAATCGGGCCGGCTCGAAGAACTGCTGAACTGCTGGATTTTATTTGTAGCATCGTCCGAATCGCGGCAGTTGGAAAATATTCTAAAGTCAGTGGCCGGTAAACCGATTTTAACGGTGAGTGATATGGAGGAATTCACACGGCGCGGCGGTATGATCCAGTTCTATCCGGTAGAAATAAACGGAGAAGTAAAAGTCAGATTTGATGTGAATAAACAACGCGCAGATCAATCCGGCCTTACGATCAGTTATCAATTATTGTCTCTTGCGAGGCCCAGGCCATGAGCAACCCATTTCACAAACTTTTAATCCGGCAAAAGCTGATCGTTATCATCATGGCGGTCACCACGGCGGCGTTAATCGTGGTTGCTACCGCCTTTGTCGCGTATGACGTCGTGTCGCATCGAATCATGTTG
Proteins encoded in this window:
- a CDS encoding YfiR family protein, producing MKFIMSIIDEIIVVSHSLRRGIIAGLLVCTMTSYGASQENRNTYGIHKIQAAFIYNFIDFVKWPDHLNKNSGGQITIGILGSDNFGNAFDEVDGTTVHGKTLKIQKSGRLEELLNCWILFVASSESRQLENILKSVAGKPILTVSDMEEFTRRGGMIQFYPVEINGEVKVRFDVNKQRADQSGLTISYQLLSLARPRP